A window from Thermodesulforhabdus norvegica encodes these proteins:
- a CDS encoding pyridoxal phosphate-dependent aminotransferase has product MGAAAKMLKFMEQSSWIRKMFEEGARLRAIYGSDRVCDFSLGNPNVYPPEVVHQELVNLAKSSTGASHGYMPNAGLPEVREAIAEYISPVHGVSFTAEDIVMTCGAAGAMNVILKALLDPGDEVLVPAPYFVEYGFYADNHGGILKPIPTTDDFLPDLDALENAISPKTKVLILNSPNNPTGQVYGEALLRDISEILSKRSTDLNRPIYIVSDEPYRNIAFDGIEVPSVLKFYSRSIIATSYSKDLCLAGERIGYLAVHPEMEKKDSLLGALVLANRILGFVNAPAFMQRLVARLQGITVDPMTYQKKRDMLVAAMKEIGYEFIVPKGAFYLFPKSPVPDDVEFVRMLQEELILVVPGSGFGKPGYFRIAFCVDDEVISRSFNGFEKAYKKALSNS; this is encoded by the coding sequence ATGGGAGCGGCGGCAAAGATGCTAAAGTTTATGGAGCAAAGTAGCTGGATAAGGAAGATGTTTGAAGAAGGTGCCAGGCTCAGGGCAATTTACGGAAGCGATAGAGTCTGCGACTTCAGTTTGGGGAACCCGAACGTATATCCGCCAGAAGTCGTCCATCAGGAACTGGTAAACCTCGCAAAGTCAAGCACGGGCGCATCCCACGGCTACATGCCCAATGCGGGTCTGCCCGAAGTACGGGAGGCCATTGCCGAATACATATCCCCGGTGCACGGCGTCTCTTTTACCGCAGAAGACATAGTAATGACCTGTGGAGCGGCAGGGGCAATGAACGTGATACTGAAGGCTCTGCTTGACCCCGGAGACGAGGTACTCGTTCCTGCACCTTACTTCGTAGAATACGGGTTTTACGCCGACAACCACGGTGGGATTCTTAAACCGATTCCCACGACTGACGATTTTCTTCCGGATCTGGATGCCCTGGAGAATGCCATTTCACCCAAGACCAAGGTTCTTATACTGAATTCTCCGAACAATCCAACCGGTCAGGTATACGGTGAGGCCCTTTTGAGAGACATTTCCGAAATCCTTTCGAAAAGATCCACAGACCTGAACCGCCCCATCTATATAGTTTCCGACGAGCCTTATCGTAACATAGCCTTTGACGGAATCGAGGTTCCTTCCGTGCTTAAATTCTACTCCCGAAGCATTATCGCCACATCATACTCCAAGGATCTATGTCTGGCAGGCGAAAGAATCGGCTACCTGGCTGTGCATCCCGAAATGGAGAAAAAGGACAGTCTGCTGGGGGCGCTTGTGCTCGCCAACCGTATTCTCGGCTTTGTAAATGCCCCGGCTTTTATGCAGAGGCTCGTTGCAAGACTGCAGGGTATAACCGTGGATCCGATGACTTATCAGAAAAAGAGGGACATGCTCGTTGCCGCCATGAAAGAAATAGGATATGAATTCATTGTCCCGAAGGGAGCTTTTTATCTTTTTCCGAAATCTCCTGTTCCAGACGATGTGGAGTTTGTAAGGATGTTGCAGGAGGAACTCATTCTCGTTGTTCCCGGTTCGGGCTTTGGAAAACCCGGCTACTTTCGCATAGCTTTTTGCGTTGACGATGAAGTTATATCCAGATCTTTTAATGGATTTGAGAAGGCGTATAAAAAAGCTTTAAGCAACAGTTAA